The DNA region gtctACCCCAACCACAACGCCGTCGGCAGCCGCAAGCTCATCAAGCTGCACCGCGAGACCAAAAAGGTCAAGAAGaatgtcgacggcgagatcCGAGAGGTCGACAAGGAGTGGCAGTTCTTTGAGCTGTCGCCCTTTTCCTTCCTCACCTACAAGGACTATGAGGCCCGAGTCCTGCAGCTGGGCGCCGGCCTGCGCAAGATTGGCCTCACCTCGGAGAACAAGCTGCACATTTTCGCTGCCACCAGGTATGCCCCCTCGCCCCGTGCTGTTCCCtttgccgcggccggccggctggctgtctggcccgccccggcgcgcccgccttgcATCCCATCCACCCGCCTCGGCTCACTGACAACAACTCGCCCGCAGCGTCCAATGGATTTCCATCTCCCACGGCTGCGCCTCGCAGAGCATCTCCATCGTGACCGCCTACGATACCCTcggcgagagcggcgtcgcccacTCGCTCGTCCAGTCCAAGTCGAGCGCCATGTTCGTTGACCCCCAGCTCCTCAAGACGGCTGCCGGCCCCATCCGCCAGTCCGAGGTCAAGACGGTCATCATCAACGACCAGAGCAACtttgccgagggcggcgagatcGAGTCTTTCAAGGCCGCCAACCCGGGCCTGGCCGTCTACACGTACGAGGAGGTGCGCAAGCTGGGCGAGGACAACCCCGTCGACCCCGTCCCCGCCAAGCCCCAGGACCTCTACTGCGTCATGTACACGTCGGGCTCCACGGGGCCCCCCAAGGGCGCCTGTATCACCCacgaggcgctcgtcgccggtaGTAAGTTTTCGTGCCCCTgcctttccccccctcccgagCGACCGTACTCGGCGGCCCTATCCACGTAGCTAACtctctgcgcgcgcgcgcgctccctctcccgcagTCACCGGCTTGCTCACCTGCGTCGACGAGTGCGTCAGCGACAAGGAGGTGGTTCTCGCCTacctgccgctggcgcaCATCTTCGAGATGTCCCTCGAGAATCTGGTGCTCTTCATTGGCGGCACCCTCGGCTACGGAAACCCGCGCACCCTATCGGACGTGTCGGTCAAGGACTGCGCCGGCGACATGCGCGAGCTGCGGCCCACGGTCATGGTCGGCGTGCCGCAGGTCTGGGAGACGGTCCGCAAGGGCGTCATGGCCAAGCTGGGCAGCTCGAGCCCCCTGATCCGCTCGCTCTTCTGGGGCGCCTTCAGCTACAAGGGCTTCATGTCGCGCAACAAGCTGCCCCTGGCCAGCATCTttgacggcatcgtcttcaGCAAGGTGCGCGAGCTCAcgggcggccgcctgcgctTCACCATGAACGGCGCTagcggcatcgccgacggTACTAAGCACTTCCTCTCCCTCGTGCTCGCCCCTATGCTCGTGGGCTACGGCCTGACCGAGACGtgcgccaacggcgccctcggctgCCCGCTCGAGTACTCGCCCAACGCCATCGGGCCCATCcctgccgccatcgacgtcaAGCTCGTCTCCATCGACGACCTGGGCTACTCGACCGACGCAAAGGTGCCCCAGGGCGAGATCCTGCTCAAGGGCCTGCCCATCATGCGCGAGTACTACGACAACCCCGAggacacggccaaggccctgACCCCCGACGGCTGGTTCCGCACCGGCGACATTGGCGAGtttgacgccgacggccacctGCGCGTCATCGACCGCGTCAAGAACCTCGTCAAgatgcagggcggcgagtaCATTGCGCTCGAAAAGGTCGAGTCGGTCTACCGCGGCGCCCAGACCGTCACAAACGTCATGGTtcacgccgacgccgagcactCGCGCCCCattgccatcatcatggccaacgaGAAGATCCTCGCCGAAAAGGCcagcgagctcggcgtcgacgagcacaGCATGCACGCCGACCCCAaggtccgcgccgccgtcctcaagGACCTCCAGGCcacaggccgccgcgccggcctgaCGGGCATGGAGattgtcgccggcgtcgtcgtcaccgacgaggagTGGACGCCCCCGAGCGTAAGTCTTTTTTTGTCGACTCTTCTCACTTTTCCCCtctgtgtgcgtgtgtgcgctAACGCAagcctgctgcagggcctcgtcACCGCTACGCAAAAGCTCAACCGCAAGGTCATTCGGGAAAAGTTCAAGAAGGACATTGACGCCTGCCTCAAGAACGTGCCCTGAGAGAAGAGGGGGCGCGTTTGGGGGCGAAGAAGGGACGGTTtgagcagcaacagcagcagcagcagcctaGAAGGGGGAAATGTGTGCCGAGTACGAGCGACGATACCATGTAATGTACCGTGTATAGCATGTAGTGAATTCTGTCTACCGTGGTGGCGCTGTGCCTGCGCGATGAGGTACTACTACGCAGTGGTGTGAAAGGGGGGCCGGGCCGCCCACAGTCTatctctttctctctctctctctgtctttccatgtgtgtgtgtgtgcataACATGTATTGTATTGACGCTCCCGCCCGCTACAACAAGACCCAAGACGacaagacgcgcgcgcgatACCAGTACAACGAAAGCCAAAAAAGAAGACCCCCCCGCACTTGTTCATCCACCGATATGCCACACACTCGTCGGAGCGTCCGcgtcctgcccgccccgcTCGCCGTACGACGACCGACCGAACGAACATGCCGTGTCGTGTCCATCTAGTTGAACGtagccccccctcccctcccccgcgtgtagtagtagtagagtAAGGTAGTGAATGCTCCCGCTCGCTATGCCTTGCGAATGCCGTGCGTGCCATGTTGTTCCCTGTTCcagtgcctgcctgcctccctcACTCTGTCCTTTGTCCCCTCTCATCTCTGTagcctcccctccccccctcttccaTTGTCAAAAGTCAGTTAGTCAGTCGGTTAGCTAGTTAGTTAGCCTCCTTGCGCCGGAAAAACACCAGGTACGGCACCGTCCCCTGGCCATCGGAAAACACCTGGcgggccgcgtcggccgcgtcgccgctccCGATGCGCACCTTGCTCACCGACGAGTCGTTGCATAGGTACCACGCGTAGGGGTCGTGAGTGCTCGCGTCCCGCACGTACGCCTTGTAGTGGCCCGTCTCGATGCCCTTGCCCGCGTGGCAGATGACGGCGTAGCACTCGTACCGGAAGGGCGCCCGCAACGCGCGGTCCAgcgtcgtccatgccgccgcgacgacgccgttgccgttgccgttgacgtTGCTACTGCtccggctgccgccgccgctgctacCGCCGCTCGCGTCGACAAAGTACGGGGTAAAGTCAAAGTCGTTAAAGTCCCACGAGATGGCCGCGTACGACTTGCTCAGCCCGCCCTGGGCGTTGACGTCGAAGCGCCGCAGCCCCAGGCAAAAGAGCGGCGGCATGCGCGCCAGCGACGTCGActgcgtcgcccgcgtcgcccgcccgcagtgTTCGCACGTGTAGTTGTCGAGCGCGTTGCTGCCGGCCCAGCGCGCCATGACGTCGGCGAGCGTTGCGTTTTCCGCGCCCACGGGCACCGAGATCCACGAAAAGGGGGAGAACGTGTGCGTGCTGGTGCCGCACTCGAGGCACCGTACCGTACCCACGTCGAGCCCTCGCCAGTACTGATCCACGAGCGACCGGTTGAGGCGCGTGTGGCACTCCCAGtatgccgctgccgcctgcAGCACTGTCCGCCCGCGCGTGCTCGGCTGCTCCacgtgcccgccgcggtCGCGCGCTAGGTTGGTCTCGTCGTGCAGCTGGTCCATGACAAACGACATGAATTCTTgcgcgtcctgctgctggtgcccgCCAAACTGCGCGTtctcgtccgtcgtcttGCACAGATGGCGCGAGTAGTCCTGCGTGCCGTGTCAGGCGGGGATGATTGCTAACCCTGGAGGCGtaggggagagagaggctTACCATGAGCGTCTGGGCCTTCATCGTCTCAAACTTGCCCGTGCTCATCCAGTGGAAGAGGTTGGAGATAATGCGGATCatgagctgcggcggctcaaTCTTCTCGCCCTCCTTGCGCGGCACCTTGGCTTGCATCCACTCCGAGTCGGCCAGTTGCCGCGAGAACTCGGGCGACGCCAGCAACGCCTGCAGCGTACTGTTGGCGTAGCACCAGTTGCGCGGGTTATAGAGACCCGTCGGCGTccgcgcgatgccgtcgggcttgccgccgcgcgagggccggacgggctcctcctcggacgACGCCAATCCGCTGTGTGTCGGCTTCtggaccgccgcccgcggcttGGCGGGGGGCGCTGGCAGCTGCTCGAAGCgatgcggcgcagcagggaCTGGCGGTCGCATCATAGACTGCCGctccgccggccgcgagcgtAGAAACTCGTCACCCGTCCGCGGGAAGCTGGGTCGCGTCGCGGTGTGCTGCGCCTCCTTTTCAAGCGTGTTCTGCCACGCCCGCACGTCGGCTGGCTGCAGC from Purpureocillium takamizusanense chromosome 3, complete sequence includes:
- the FAA4 gene encoding Long-chain-fatty-acid--CoA ligase (EggNog:ENOG503NVN8~COG:I), yielding MDYTSGIMPLTQVHKPPFTVEAPGYEKVPGETIPRRHPRAKNGLLNRPADDVATVFDLIRRSARVYPNHNAVGSRKLIKLHRETKKVKKNVDGEIREVDKEWQFFELSPFSFLTYKDYEARVLQLGAGLRKIGLTSENKLHIFAATSVQWISISHGCASQSISIVTAYDTLGESGVAHSLVQSKSSAMFVDPQLLKTAAGPIRQSEVKTVIINDQSNFAEGGEIESFKAANPGLAVYTYEEVRKLGEDNPVDPVPAKPQDLYCVMYTSGSTGPPKGACITHEALVAGITGLLTCVDECVSDKEVVLAYLPLAHIFEMSLENLVLFIGGTLGYGNPRTLSDVSVKDCAGDMRELRPTVMVGVPQVWETVRKGVMAKLGSSSPLIRSLFWGAFSYKGFMSRNKLPLASIFDGIVFSKVRELTGGRLRFTMNGASGIADGTKHFLSLVLAPMLVGYGLTETCANGALGCPLEYSPNAIGPIPAAIDVKLVSIDDLGYSTDAKVPQGEILLKGLPIMREYYDNPEDTAKALTPDGWFRTGDIGEFDADGHLRVIDRVKNLVKMQGGEYIALEKVESVYRGAQTVTNVMVHADAEHSRPIAIIMANEKILAEKASELGVDEHSMHADPKVRAAVLKDLQATGRRAGLTGMEIVAGVVVTDEEWTPPSGLVTATQKLNRKVIREKFKKDIDACLKNVP
- the DOA4 gene encoding Ubiquitinyl hydrolase 1 (COG:O~EggNog:ENOG503NX9E~MEROPS:MER0001884), which gives rise to MMTARHSLPDGRHNGPGRPPLPHIEDLVAIPTDIDANQSIRRLLEQAEASLRQSEMSRDFNRPGLALKDYIRASIIAVQVVSNHKDYPAMRGGDVARAHNALLKRIASQSDTYEQIKRDIIQDNRRTGVRPTVPRAVANGAPREDAVESRKKPPVHPKPQALHGNALRSSIDADLAARFANLRGPQPSPGQDPRIKTYPIPAQRPTGPREMPGNLNLDTDALPKLPDAIYSPARGSVSGEAARLPTSTPRGLFSRTGSVSSQSDYFPPTRPDADAASEPPPDSRHEPSKPRPPSHPPPPRPAQPSRPESAPPRAEVVNLPPGDDITPQQLYETMRKASILLIDVRSREDFDEGHIMAQSIVCVEPSILLRDNISADEISESMVLSPRQDQPLFEQRDVYDLVVFYDQSSDHVTQTPKNSDQIVVLSLHRALVHLNYGRELRRPPRILRGGLDAWVDLMGPRSLQATDPDRARASKRNGIIQRRGSKYIIRPLQPADVRAWQNTLEKEAQHTATRPSFPRTGDEFLRSRPAERQSMMRPPVPAAPHRFEQLPAPPAKPRAAVQKPTHSGLASSEEEPVRPSRGGKPDGIARTPTGLYNPRNWCYANSTLQALLASPEFSRQLADSEWMQAKVPRKEGEKIEPPQLMIRIISNLFHWMSTGKFETMKAQTLMDYSRHLCKTTDENAQFGGHQQQDAQEFMSFVMDQLHDETNLARDRGGHVEQPSTRGRTVLQAAAAYWECHTRLNRSLVDQYWRGLDVGTVRCLECGTSTHTFSPFSWISVPVGAENATLADVMARWAGSNALDNYTCEHCGRATRATQSTSLARMPPLFCLGLRRFDVNAQGGLSKSYAAISWDFNDFDFTPYFVDASGGSSGGGSRSSSNVNGNGNGVVAAAWTTLDRALRAPFRYECYAVICHAGKGIETGHYKAYVRDASTHDPYAWYLCNDSSVSKVRIGSGDAADAARQVFSDGQGTVPYLVFFRRKEAN